The sequence GCGGGTAGTTCTTGCGGGGCTGCACCGTGCCCACCGTGAGCACGAACGGCCACGGCCCCAGCCCATAGCGCGTCCGCACCCGGGCTTGCTGCGCTGGATCCTCAACGGGGCGGAAGCGCGGTTCGATCCCGCTGTAAAGCACCGTGACCCGCTCCGGCGGCACCCCCCAGAGGCGGATGAGATCCTGGCGGGTGGACTCCGAATCGGCCAGGATGTGGGTCGCCCGCCACACCGCGCGCGGCACATTCCGTCGGAGATACGCCACCAGCGGCTCGGGGAGCGTTTCCGGCATGATCTCGAAGGAGAGATCGTGCACGGTCAGCAGGGTGGGCCGACCCGGAAGGGTAGGAGGAAGAAGGAAATCCGGGGAGTAGATCAGGTCCGCCGGCCCGGCGAAGAGCTCTACAGGGATGGGAAGCGAGAGTCGATGCCAGAGCCAGACCATCCCCCGTTCCGGCAGCGGGGCCGCCCGCAGGCACACCTGGGCGCCCTGCGCCCAGATCGGGGGGAAACGGGCCGGACCTGCATAGAACAGCGTATACCGATGCTGGGGGAACATGCGCAGGATGGCGCGGGTCAGCTCCCGAGCATAACGCCCGATCCCCGCCCCCTGGCGAACCGCCGCCGTGATGTCGATCAGGATGCGCGCCATGATGTTCCCCTTTTCCCTCCCCTTCAGACGGGGCTTGCGCAGTTAGGCTTCCATGACCCCGGAGCCCCATCGGCTGGGCCGGGACACCGAACCCGGATATCCCTGGGCAACCGAATTATAATTAGGACTTACCCGGTTGGGCTCAAACTCATGGATGCAGGATGGTCCCTTCCCATACGTTTCGGGGCCCCAGGGGGCATCTTCGATGTCCCCCGGAGAAAAGCAACGGACCCTTTAGAGGTGCGCCCGCTTATGAACGCGATCCAACCCCGCCGCTCGGAGATCCATGCGGTTCCGGTAGCCTTCCCGCTGGCGGCTCTGCTGATCGTCGCCTTCTATTTGCGGACGATCGGGTTGAACTGGGATGAGAACCAGCACCTGCATCCGGATGAGCGCTTCCTCACGATGGTGACGGAAGCCCTGAACTGGCCCCGCAGCCTGAGCGAGTATCTGGATTCCGCCCGATCCCCACTGAACCCTTACAACCGGGGGTATACCTTCTTCGTCTACGGGGATCTGCCGGTTATCCTCACCCGGGGGGCCGGCGAGCTGGTGACGGCGGTGTGCCGGGCGGAGGCCCGGCTCTGCCCCTTCCCCCGCCGCACCGCCCTGGGCTACGACGAGATCACCCTGCTCGGCCGTGCGCTCTCCGCCCTGCTGGACACCGGGACGGTGGCGCTGGCCTTCTGGATGGGTCTGGAGCTCGCCGGGATGGCCGGGGGGCTGCTCACTGGGGCGCTGATGGCCTTCAGCGTGATGAACCTCCAGCAGGCCCACTTTTACACCACCGACACCTGGGCCACCTTCTTCAGCACGGCTGCTTTGCTGGGGATGATCCGAATGGCTCGATGCCCAGGGCCTCCGGCCGCTCTCCTCACCGGAATCGCAGCCGGGGCTGCGCTGGCCTCCCGCATTAACCTCTGGCCGCTCTTCGCTTTGATGGCCTTCGCCGCGCTCATTTCCAGCGGATCTGGCCGGACCCGCTGGAGCCCCTGGATTATCGCCGGCCTCGCCGCCCTGCTGACCTTCCGCCTGGGCATGCCCTATGCCTTCGCCGGATGGATCGCCCCCGATCCCCGCTGGCTGGCGAATATGCGGGAGATCCAGGCGCTGATCAGCGGGGCCGTTGATTATCCGCCCGGCCATCAATGGACCGATCGCGCGCCGATTTTCTTCCCTCTCAAAAACATGGTGCTGTGGGGAATGGGCCTCCCCTTCGGCCTGACGGCATGGCTCGGATGGCTCGGCCTGGGTCTGTCTTTGCGGCGTCGGCTGCATGCCGGATCGTTGCGATGGGATCCCGGGGCGCTGGGATGGCTGTTGCTCTGGATCTGGACGGGGGGCTATTTCCTGTATATGGGGACCCAGTGGGTCAAATCCATGCGCTATTTCCTACCGATTTATCCCACGCTGGCCCTGACGGCGGCCTGGGGCCTGCTGCAGCTCCAGGGGATCTCCCGTCCGGCGGGTCGATGGCTGGCCCGAATCGGGATCGCCGGGACCCTCCTCGGCACGGCCCTGTGGGCCATGGCGTTCGTGGGGATCTACCAGCAGCCGGTCTCCCGGGTGGCCGCCTCCCGCTGGCTGTATGCCCATGTCCCCAGCGCGATCACCCTCCGATCGGCCGATCCGAAAGCCCCCCTGCATCCCCTCTCTCTTCCCAATCGAATCCAGGTGGATGGCGAACTGACTCTTGCGACGGAAATCACCCCTTCCCTCACCGTCTCGGGCATTGAGATCCCCCACCTGCGCGCCCTGGGCGATCCCCCGGGCATCCTTCGCCTGACTCTGGAAACCCCGGACGGGCAGGAACGGCTGCGAGTCGACCTGTCCATCCCTGCCACGGCCCGACATCCCGATGGCGATCCGGTCCGGGTCTTATTGCCCCAACCGATCGTTCTGCCCTCCGGCCCTTATATCGTGCGCCTGCGGGTGGACGGCGCGCCGGCCCTGATTGCATCCTCTGTCATTGCCAATGAGCACTGGGATGATGGCCTGCCGCTGCGGCTGGAGGGCCGGGATGCTTTCGGGATGTATCAGGGCTTAGAGATGACGTGGTATGACGATGACACGGAGGAGAAGCGAGCGCGGGCGCTGGAGTGGCTGGAGCGAGCGGACTGGATCATCCTCTCCAGCCAGCGCCTGGTCTGGTCGATCCCCCGCCTGCCGCTCCGCTACCCGATGACCACCGCCTATTACCGCGCCCTGTTCGAGGGGCGGCTGGGCTTCGAGCTCGCCGCAGCCTTCCACGTCAAACCTCGCCTGGGGCCGCTGGAGATCGACGACATCGGCGGTCGGATCGGTTTTCAGCTCCCGCCCCTCGGGTTCGAGGAGCCCTTCTGGGGAGCCGAGGAGGCCTTCAGCGTTTACGATCATCCGCCGGTCTGGATCTTCCGCAAGCGGCCGGATTTCTCCATCGAGCCGGCCCGTCAGGTTCTGGAATCGGTGGACCTGCGCCAGGTGGTCTGGCAAACGCCGCGCCAGTATACCCAGGCCCGTAACCTCCTGATGCTGGATCCGGCCGCCTGGGCGCGCCAGCAAGCCGCCTCGACTTACCG is a genomic window of Thermoflexus sp. containing:
- a CDS encoding glycosyltransferase produces the protein MARILIDITAAVRQGAGIGRYARELTRAILRMFPQHRYTLFYAGPARFPPIWAQGAQVCLRAAPLPERGMVWLWHRLSLPIPVELFAGPADLIYSPDFLLPPTLPGRPTLLTVHDLSFEIMPETLPEPLVAYLRRNVPRAVWRATHILADSESTRQDLIRLWGVPPERVTVLYSGIEPRFRPVEDPAQQARVRTRYGLGPWPFVLTVGTVQPRKNYP